A section of the Ranitomeya imitator isolate aRanImi1 chromosome 7, aRanImi1.pri, whole genome shotgun sequence genome encodes:
- the GPER1 gene encoding G-protein coupled estrogen receptor 1 — protein sequence MDVYKTAKPSITCNFSLLELNESYYCNENLTSGGLLDVNRHYFIGLLLSCLYTILLFPIGFIGNIVILVVNIRFREKMTIPDLYFINLAAADLILVADSLIEVFNLNEKYYDITILCTFMSLFLQINMYSSIFFLTWMSFDRYIALTKVMKSNIFRTKEHARLSCGLIWMASISATLLPFTAVQVQHTEDGHFCFADVKEIQWLEITLGFIIPFVIIGLCYSLIIRVLIKAHKNRNLRPRRQKALRMIVVVVLVFFICWLPENVFISIGLLQNPDRQQDNKSFRHSHPLTGHIVNLAAFSNSCLNPLIYSFLGETFRDKLRLYIKDKRSMSALNRFCQASLKSVIPDSMEQSDGK from the coding sequence ATGGATGTATACAAAACGGCAAAGCCATCAATTACATGCAATTTCTCATTACTGGAGCTAAATGAATCATATTATTGCAATGAAAACTTGACCAGCGGTGGCCTCCTGGACGTCAACAGGCATTATTTCATCGGGCTCCTCTTATCTTGCCTCTACACCATTCTTCTTTTCCCTATAGGATTCATTGGAAACATCGTAATTTTAGTCGTAAACATCCGTTTCCGAGAAAAGATGACCATCCCGGACTTGTATTTCATCAACCTAGCCGCGGCCGACCTCATCCTGGTGGCGGACTCCCTAATTGAAGTGTTCAATCTGAATGAGAAATATTACGATATTACCATACTCTGCACCTTCATGTCGCTCTTTCTACAGATCAATATGTACAGCAGCATATTCTTCCTAACGTGGATGAGTTTTGACCGATATATCGCACTGACCAAAGTGATGAAATCCAACATATTTCGAACTAAAGAGCATGCGCGACTGAGCTGCGGACTGATCTGGATGGCCTCCATATCGGCCACGCTGCTGCCATTCACCGCGGTCCAAGTGCAGCACACGGAGGACGGTCACTTCTGCTTTGCCGATGTCAAAGAAATCCAATGGTTGGAAATAACACTGGGGTTTATCATTCCGTTTGTGATTATTGGTCTCTGCTATTCCTTGATTATTCGGGTGTTGATCAAGGCGCACAAGAACCGAAACCTGAGGCCAAGGAGGCAAAAGGCGTTGAGGATGATTGTGGTGGTCGTCTTGGTCTTTTTTATCTGCTGGCTaccagaaaacgtatttattagtaTTGGACTCCTGCAAAACCCGGACCGACAGCAGGACAACAAATCTTTCCGGCACAGCCACCCTCTTACAGGACATATTGTCAATCTTGCCGCTTTTTCTAATAGCTGCCTGAACCCCCTGATTTACAGTTTTCTGGGTGAAACCTTCAGGGACAAGCTTCGACTGTACATCAAGGACAAGAGGAGCATGTCTGCCCTCAATAGGTTCTGCCAGGCATCACTTAAGTCGGTCATTCCGGACAGCATGGAACAGTCTGACGGCAAATAG